Proteins encoded together in one Mycolicibacter minnesotensis window:
- a CDS encoding glucose 1-dehydrogenase → MGRVDDKVALISGGARGMGAADARMLVGEGAKVVIGDVLDTEGAALAAELGDSARYVHLDVRDPEQWAAAVAVAVETFGKLNVLVNNAGTVALGQLRKFDLDEWHRVIDVNLNGTFLGMRASIDSMIAAGGGSIINVSSIEGLRGAPMVHPYVASKWAVRGLTKSAALELARHNIRVNSLHPGFIRTPMTEHLPEDMVTIPLGRPGTSDEVATFVLFLASDESSYATGSEFVMDGGLVADVPHKNG, encoded by the coding sequence ATGGGACGTGTAGACGACAAGGTAGCTCTGATCAGCGGGGGTGCGCGCGGTATGGGCGCGGCCGACGCCCGGATGCTGGTCGGCGAGGGCGCCAAGGTGGTCATCGGCGACGTGCTGGACACCGAAGGCGCGGCACTGGCCGCAGAACTGGGCGACTCCGCGCGCTACGTGCACCTCGACGTCCGGGACCCGGAGCAATGGGCTGCCGCGGTGGCCGTCGCTGTCGAGACGTTCGGAAAGCTGAACGTCTTGGTCAACAACGCCGGGACAGTCGCCCTGGGACAGCTGCGCAAGTTCGATCTGGACGAATGGCATCGGGTCATCGACGTGAACCTCAACGGCACGTTCTTGGGCATGCGTGCGTCCATCGATTCGATGATCGCCGCCGGCGGAGGCTCGATTATCAACGTGTCGTCGATCGAGGGCCTGCGCGGTGCGCCCATGGTGCACCCCTACGTGGCCTCGAAGTGGGCCGTGCGCGGGTTGACGAAATCCGCGGCTCTGGAACTGGCACGCCACAACATTCGGGTCAATTCTCTGCACCCCGGTTTCATCCGCACCCCGATGACCGAACACCTGCCCGAGGACATGGTGACGATCCCGCTGGGCCGGCCTGGCACATCCGATGAAGTTGCCACCTTCGTGTTGTTCTTGGCCAGCGACGAATCCTCCTACGCCACCGGCTCGGAGTTCGTCATGGACGGCGGTCTGGTGGCCGACGTTCCGCACAAGAACGGTTGA
- a CDS encoding cytochrome P450: MSPQTVNADPPVLNPYDYDFHEDPFPYYRRLRDEAPVYRNEELNFWAISRHQDVLHGFRNSEALSNRDGVSLDPVSRGPHAQLVMSFLAMDDPQHLRLRTLVSKGFTPRRIRELEPQVVRLARQHLDAAIQPGSDGTCSFDFINDFAGKLPMDVISELMGVPESDRARIRELADGVLHREDGVTDVPQSAIQASMDLMTYYNEMIADFKKNPADNLTSALLETEVDGDRLGDQEILAFLFLMVIAGNETTTKLLGSSIFWGHRNRDQLAPLYADHSRIPLWVEETLRYDTPSQILARTVAQDYTLHDTTIPAGAVMLLIPGSGNRDERVFDDPDSFRIGRDIGSKLLSFGSGAHFCLGAHLARMEARVALEELFARISDFQVDEAKAVRVHSSNVRGFADLPITVKEA, encoded by the coding sequence ATGAGCCCGCAGACCGTCAACGCCGACCCGCCGGTCCTCAACCCCTATGACTACGACTTCCACGAGGACCCGTTCCCGTACTACCGCCGCCTGCGCGATGAGGCCCCGGTGTACCGCAACGAGGAACTGAACTTCTGGGCGATCTCGCGCCATCAGGATGTGCTGCACGGGTTCCGCAACAGCGAGGCACTGTCCAACCGCGACGGGGTTTCCCTGGACCCGGTCTCCCGCGGCCCGCACGCCCAGCTGGTGATGTCCTTTCTGGCCATGGACGATCCGCAACATCTGCGGCTTCGCACACTGGTGTCCAAGGGTTTCACCCCGCGCCGGATCCGCGAGCTCGAACCTCAGGTGGTTCGGCTGGCACGCCAACATCTGGATGCCGCGATCCAGCCGGGATCGGATGGCACCTGCTCGTTCGACTTCATCAATGATTTCGCGGGCAAGCTGCCGATGGACGTCATCTCCGAGCTGATGGGCGTACCGGAATCCGACCGGGCACGCATTCGGGAACTTGCCGACGGGGTGCTGCATCGCGAGGACGGCGTGACCGACGTCCCGCAGTCGGCCATCCAGGCCTCCATGGACCTGATGACCTACTACAACGAAATGATCGCCGACTTCAAGAAGAATCCGGCCGACAACCTGACCTCGGCACTGCTCGAAACCGAAGTCGACGGAGACCGACTCGGCGATCAGGAGATCCTGGCCTTCTTGTTCCTGATGGTGATCGCCGGCAACGAGACCACCACCAAATTGCTGGGCAGTTCCATCTTCTGGGGGCACCGCAATCGCGACCAGCTTGCACCGCTGTATGCCGACCACTCCCGGATTCCGTTATGGGTCGAGGAGACGCTGCGCTATGACACGCCCAGCCAGATCCTGGCACGCACCGTCGCCCAGGACTACACGCTGCACGACACCACTATTCCCGCAGGTGCGGTGATGCTGTTGATTCCCGGTTCCGGTAACCGCGATGAGCGCGTCTTCGACGACCCCGACAGCTTCCGGATCGGCCGCGACATCGGCTCCAAGCTGCTGAGTTTCGGCAGTGGCGCGCATTTCTGCCTGGGTGCGCACCTGGCCCGCATGGAGGCGCGTGTCGCGCTCGAAGAACTGTTCGCCCGGATCAGCGACTTCCAGGTCGACGAAGCCAAAGCCGTACGGGTGCATTCATCCAACGTGCGCGGCTTCGCCGATCTCCCGATCACCGTCAAGGAGGCATAG
- a CDS encoding SDR family oxidoreductase: MPRFDPSPARRPAIVTGASSGIGAATAEELASRGFPVALGARRTDKLSDLVDKIRSNGGEAVAFSLDVTDADSVKSFVAQSIDALGEIELLVSGAGDMNPGRIHEISSETFNDQIQVHLIGANRLATAVLPDMVARRRGDVIFVGSDVALQQRPHMGAYGAAKAALVAMVHNLRMELEGTGVRASIVHPGPTMTEMGWNLTAEQVGPMLEDWAKWGQARHSYFLRPQDLARAIAFVAETPRGAHIVDLEVQPEAPLRDTASDRQNLQLGEEGMPS; the protein is encoded by the coding sequence ATGCCGCGTTTCGACCCATCCCCCGCTCGCCGTCCCGCGATAGTCACGGGCGCGTCTTCGGGAATCGGGGCCGCCACCGCCGAAGAGTTGGCGAGCCGTGGCTTTCCGGTGGCCCTGGGCGCCAGGCGCACCGACAAGCTCTCCGATCTGGTGGACAAGATCCGCAGTAACGGCGGCGAAGCCGTCGCATTCAGCTTGGACGTCACCGACGCCGACTCGGTGAAGTCCTTTGTGGCACAGAGCATTGACGCACTCGGCGAGATCGAGCTCTTGGTGTCCGGAGCCGGCGACATGAACCCCGGCCGAATCCACGAGATCAGTTCCGAGACGTTCAACGATCAGATTCAGGTCCACCTGATCGGCGCGAACCGGCTGGCCACCGCGGTGCTGCCGGACATGGTCGCGCGCCGGCGCGGCGACGTGATCTTCGTAGGGTCTGACGTGGCGCTTCAGCAGCGTCCCCATATGGGCGCCTACGGCGCAGCCAAGGCGGCGCTGGTTGCGATGGTGCACAACCTGCGCATGGAGTTGGAGGGCACCGGGGTACGCGCCTCGATCGTGCATCCAGGTCCCACGATGACCGAGATGGGCTGGAATCTGACCGCCGAGCAGGTGGGACCGATGCTCGAGGACTGGGCGAAGTGGGGCCAGGCCCGGCACAGCTACTTCCTGCGCCCCCAAGACCTGGCTCGCGCCATTGCGTTCGTTGCGGAGACCCCGCGCGGAGCCCACATCGTCGACCTGGAGGTGCAGCCCGAAGCTCCGCTGCGCGACACCGCCTCCGACCGCCAGAACCTGCAGCTCGGCGAGGAAGGAATGCCGTCATGA
- a CDS encoding cytochrome P450, with product MTVSTEIPRVSGGEAEHGHLEEFRTDPIALMQRLREECGDVGWFDLAGRKVVLLTGPEANEFFFRSTDDDLDQAAAYPFMTPIFGNGVVFDAPPERRAEMLHNTALRGEHMKRHASTIEHEVRQMIAGWGDGGEIDLLEFFAELTIYTSTACLIGRKFREELDNRFAQLYYELENGTDPLCYVDPYLPIESFRRRDEARVKLVELVQGIMNGRLANPETDKKRRDMIDVMVSIPDENGNPRFSADEITGIIISMMFAGHHTSSGTSAWTLIELLRHPEAHAAVINELDELYADGEEVSFHALRQIPNLENVLKETLRLHPPLIVLMRVAKGEFEVCGYPIHEGDMVAASPAVSNRIPENFPEPNDFVPERYNEPREEDVIHRWTWIPFGAGRHRCVGAAFATMQIKAIFSVLLREYEFEMSQPPESYRNDHSKMVVQLARPAKVRYRRRAAK from the coding sequence ATGACCGTCAGTACAGAGATTCCCCGGGTCTCCGGGGGCGAGGCCGAGCACGGCCACCTGGAAGAGTTCCGTACCGACCCGATCGCCTTAATGCAGCGGCTGCGCGAGGAGTGCGGCGATGTCGGCTGGTTCGATTTGGCCGGGCGCAAGGTGGTGCTGTTGACCGGCCCCGAGGCCAACGAGTTCTTCTTCCGGTCGACCGACGACGATCTCGACCAAGCCGCTGCCTACCCGTTCATGACGCCCATCTTCGGTAACGGCGTGGTGTTCGACGCTCCGCCGGAGCGCCGCGCGGAGATGCTGCACAACACCGCGCTTCGCGGCGAGCACATGAAACGACACGCCAGCACCATTGAGCATGAAGTGCGCCAAATGATCGCCGGTTGGGGCGATGGGGGCGAGATCGACCTCCTGGAGTTCTTCGCCGAGCTGACCATATACACCTCGACGGCCTGCCTGATCGGGCGCAAGTTCCGCGAGGAGCTCGACAACCGGTTCGCCCAGCTGTATTACGAGCTGGAGAACGGCACCGACCCGCTGTGCTACGTCGACCCCTACCTGCCGATCGAGAGCTTCCGTCGCCGCGACGAGGCCCGCGTCAAGTTGGTCGAACTGGTGCAGGGAATTATGAACGGCCGGCTCGCCAACCCCGAGACCGACAAGAAGCGGCGGGACATGATCGACGTGATGGTGTCGATCCCCGACGAGAACGGCAATCCGCGGTTCAGTGCCGACGAGATCACCGGGATCATCATCTCGATGATGTTCGCCGGGCATCACACCAGCTCCGGAACCTCGGCGTGGACGCTGATCGAGTTGCTGCGCCACCCCGAGGCACATGCCGCGGTCATCAACGAGCTCGACGAGCTCTACGCCGACGGCGAAGAGGTCAGCTTCCATGCCCTGCGCCAGATTCCGAATCTGGAGAACGTGCTCAAGGAGACCCTGCGTCTGCACCCGCCGCTGATCGTGTTGATGCGGGTGGCCAAGGGCGAGTTCGAGGTCTGCGGGTACCCGATTCACGAGGGTGACATGGTGGCGGCGTCACCGGCGGTCTCCAACCGGATTCCCGAGAACTTCCCCGAACCCAACGACTTCGTCCCCGAGCGCTACAACGAGCCCCGCGAGGAGGATGTCATCCACCGCTGGACCTGGATCCCGTTCGGGGCCGGCCGGCACCGTTGCGTAGGGGCGGCGTTCGCCACGATGCAGATCAAGGCGATCTTCTCGGTGCTGTTGCGCGAGTACGAGTTCGAGATGTCGCAACCGCCGGAGTCCTACCGCAACGACCACTCCAAGATGGTGGTGCAGTTGGCCCGTCCAGCCAAGGTCCGCTACCGCCGGCGCGCTGCCAAGTAG
- a CDS encoding nuclear transport factor 2-like protein, with the protein MSSFPREQLEDWVERWLQVNRDAEAAGDWRPLADFYADDATYGWNIGPKEDVMCVGIDEIRDIALGLEMEGLDNWQYPYQKVLIDDKQGEIVGFWKQVATDADGTESEIYGIGGSWFRLNADAKIEWQRDFFDFGHVQKLYLDLMTAGKLSAGMQKRIERSLAGEKLPGYFPLGTSPVPLW; encoded by the coding sequence ATGTCGTCATTTCCCCGCGAACAACTCGAAGACTGGGTCGAGCGTTGGCTGCAGGTCAATCGCGACGCCGAAGCGGCTGGCGACTGGCGACCCCTGGCCGACTTCTACGCCGATGACGCCACCTACGGCTGGAACATCGGCCCCAAGGAAGACGTGATGTGCGTCGGGATCGACGAGATCCGCGACATCGCCTTGGGTCTGGAGATGGAGGGGCTGGACAACTGGCAGTACCCCTACCAAAAGGTGCTCATCGACGACAAGCAGGGCGAGATCGTCGGGTTCTGGAAGCAGGTCGCGACCGACGCCGACGGCACCGAGTCGGAGATCTACGGGATCGGCGGCAGCTGGTTTCGGCTCAACGCCGACGCGAAGATCGAGTGGCAGCGTGACTTCTTCGACTTCGGTCACGTCCAAAAGCTGTACCTGGATCTGATGACTGCCGGCAAACTTTCGGCCGGAATGCAAAAGCGCATCGAGCGCAGCCTGGCCGGCGAGAAGCTGCCCGGCTACTTCCCGCTGGGCACGTCGCCCGTTCCGCTCTGGTAG
- a CDS encoding NAD(P)H-dependent amine dehydrogenase family protein — translation MAIRVALIGTGNAGRIALRALITNPAYELTGVWVSTVAKVGRDAGELAGLDVRTGITATDDVAAIIAAKPEAAVYCAMGDTRLPDALKDVCRLLAAGINVIGTAPGVLQYPWGVIPDKFIEPIEDAARQGNSSVYVNGVDPGFITDLVPLAFASTCQHIEQIRCLEIADYATYDGAEVMFDVMGFGNSLDNVPMLLQPGILSIAWGATIRELAAGLGVTLDAITDSSEREPAPEAFDIAAGHIPAGGVAALKFEISGIVDGRPLIVVEHVTRLRSDLRPDWAQPAQPGGSYRVEITGEPSYAVDICPTSRLGDHNYAAIAVGVGRVVNAIPAVVAAPAGIVTTLDLPLVGAPAVIAGATD, via the coding sequence GTGGCAATACGCGTCGCACTGATCGGCACAGGCAACGCCGGGCGGATCGCCCTGCGCGCCCTGATCACCAATCCCGCCTACGAGCTCACCGGCGTGTGGGTTTCGACGGTGGCCAAGGTGGGCCGAGATGCCGGCGAGCTGGCCGGCCTCGACGTCCGCACCGGAATCACCGCGACCGACGACGTTGCGGCGATCATCGCCGCCAAGCCCGAGGCCGCGGTGTATTGCGCGATGGGCGACACCCGACTGCCCGACGCACTCAAGGATGTCTGCCGACTGTTGGCCGCCGGAATCAATGTCATCGGGACGGCCCCGGGGGTACTGCAGTACCCCTGGGGTGTCATTCCAGACAAGTTCATCGAGCCGATCGAAGACGCTGCCAGGCAGGGCAATTCGAGCGTCTACGTCAACGGCGTCGACCCCGGTTTCATCACCGATCTGGTGCCGCTGGCGTTCGCCAGCACGTGTCAGCACATTGAGCAGATCCGCTGCCTGGAGATCGCCGACTACGCGACCTACGACGGCGCCGAGGTCATGTTCGACGTGATGGGTTTCGGCAATTCACTCGACAACGTACCGATGCTGTTGCAGCCCGGCATCCTGAGCATTGCGTGGGGTGCGACCATCCGGGAGTTGGCCGCCGGCCTGGGCGTGACCCTGGATGCCATCACCGACTCATCAGAGCGTGAACCCGCCCCGGAGGCCTTCGACATCGCCGCCGGACACATCCCTGCAGGCGGTGTCGCCGCGCTCAAGTTCGAGATCAGCGGCATCGTCGACGGCCGTCCCCTGATCGTCGTCGAGCACGTCACGCGGCTGCGTAGCGATCTGCGGCCGGACTGGGCACAACCGGCGCAGCCCGGAGGCTCCTACCGGGTGGAGATCACCGGCGAGCCGTCCTACGCCGTCGACATCTGCCCGACCAGCCGCCTCGGCGATCACAACTACGCCGCGATCGCCGTCGGCGTCGGCCGCGTCGTGAACGCGATTCCGGCCGTCGTCGCGGCACCGGCTGGAATTGTCACCACGCTGGACCTGCCGTTGGTCGGCGCACCCGCCGTCATCGCGGGTGCCACCGACTGA
- a CDS encoding NAD(P)-dependent oxidoreductase yields the protein MSSAEEQPRLGYIGLGNMGAPMAKRLVEWPGGLTIFDLRTEAMTPLAEAGANVAGSVAEVGANADIISITVLDDAQVRQVIAELLPTAKPGTVIAIHSTIADTTAAELAEELKRHGIHVVDAPVSGGAGAAEKGQLATMVGADRAVYEQIKPAFKQWASLVIHAGEPGAGTRMKLARNMLTFTGYAAAGEAMKLAEAAGLDLQALGRVVRHTDALTGGPGVIMLLESTAPLGSDHFLRDAFTHTRGLGEKDLRLALGLGEATGVDLPLAQIALDRLGAALGVPHSTAD from the coding sequence ATGAGCAGTGCTGAAGAACAGCCCCGTCTGGGGTACATCGGCCTCGGCAATATGGGTGCGCCGATGGCCAAGCGTTTGGTCGAATGGCCCGGTGGGCTAACTATTTTCGACTTGCGGACAGAGGCAATGACGCCCCTGGCTGAAGCCGGGGCCAATGTCGCCGGCAGCGTTGCCGAGGTCGGTGCGAACGCCGACATCATCAGCATCACCGTGCTCGATGATGCGCAGGTCCGCCAGGTGATCGCCGAACTGTTGCCCACGGCCAAGCCGGGTACTGTCATCGCGATTCACTCGACGATCGCCGACACCACGGCCGCTGAGCTGGCTGAGGAGCTCAAGCGCCATGGCATTCACGTCGTCGACGCGCCGGTCAGCGGCGGTGCCGGTGCGGCCGAGAAGGGCCAACTGGCAACCATGGTCGGTGCCGATCGCGCGGTCTACGAACAGATCAAGCCGGCATTCAAGCAATGGGCATCGTTGGTGATTCACGCCGGTGAGCCCGGAGCTGGAACCCGAATGAAGCTGGCGCGCAACATGTTGACCTTCACCGGCTACGCTGCGGCCGGCGAAGCCATGAAACTGGCCGAGGCGGCTGGACTTGACCTGCAGGCGCTGGGCCGGGTGGTACGTCACACCGATGCCCTCACCGGTGGACCCGGGGTGATCATGCTGCTTGAGTCGACCGCCCCGCTGGGATCCGACCACTTTCTGCGCGACGCCTTCACCCACACCCGCGGACTCGGTGAGAAAGACCTTCGACTTGCGCTGGGGCTGGGGGAGGCAACGGGGGTCGACCTGCCGCTGGCGCAGATAGCCCTGGACCGCCTCGGCGCAGCCCTGGGCGTGCCCCATTCCACTGCCGACTAG
- a CDS encoding ferredoxin: MGSYTVKVDLDLCQGHAMCELEAPDYFQVPKHGKVEILDPEPPESDRRQIQAAVRSCPTRALSIEEKQD; this comes from the coding sequence ATGGGTAGCTACACAGTCAAAGTGGACCTTGACCTGTGCCAGGGGCACGCCATGTGCGAACTGGAGGCACCCGACTATTTCCAGGTGCCCAAGCACGGGAAGGTCGAGATACTCGACCCCGAACCTCCTGAATCCGACCGTCGCCAGATCCAGGCTGCGGTGCGTTCCTGCCCTACCCGAGCGTTGTCCATTGAAGAGAAACAGGATTGA
- a CDS encoding aldehyde dehydrogenase, with protein MALLADGVSRLLIDGKLTSGAAGVFATVNPATEEVLGEAADADAADMDRAIGAARRAFDETDWSTNTELRVRCVRQLRDAMGEHVEELRDLTIADVGAPRMLTAGAHLEGPIADLGFAADTAENYEWTQDLGQASPLGIPTRRSVVREAVGVVGAITPWNFPHQINLAKLGPALAAGNTVVLKPAPDTPWVAAVLGELIAEHTDIPAGVVNIVTSTDHALGAMLATDPRVDMVSFTGSTATGRSVMADAAATIKKVFLELGGKSAFVVLDDADLAAACSVAGFSACVHAGQGCAITTRLVVPRARYDEAVAIAAGTMGSIKPGDPSKPGTVCGPLISARQRDRVQGYLDLAITEGGRFACGGGRPADQPAGFFIEPTVIAGLTNDARVAREEIFGPVLTVIAHDGDDDAVRIANDSPYGLSATVYGADPQRAAGVAARLRAGTVNVNGGVWYSADVPFGGYKQSGIGREMGTAGFEEYLEIKAIATAAN; from the coding sequence ATGGCGTTACTGGCTGATGGAGTGAGCCGGCTGCTCATCGACGGCAAGCTGACTTCGGGAGCGGCCGGTGTTTTCGCCACCGTCAACCCGGCCACCGAAGAGGTTCTCGGTGAGGCGGCCGACGCCGATGCCGCCGACATGGATCGTGCGATCGGCGCGGCGCGGCGAGCCTTCGACGAGACGGACTGGTCGACCAACACCGAACTCCGGGTGCGCTGCGTGCGGCAGCTGCGTGACGCGATGGGCGAACATGTCGAAGAGCTACGCGACTTGACGATCGCCGACGTGGGCGCACCCCGGATGCTGACCGCCGGCGCCCATCTGGAAGGGCCCATCGCCGACCTCGGTTTCGCCGCCGACACCGCCGAAAACTACGAGTGGACCCAGGACCTCGGTCAGGCCAGCCCGCTCGGCATCCCCACGCGGCGGTCTGTGGTGCGGGAAGCCGTCGGTGTCGTCGGAGCCATCACCCCGTGGAACTTCCCGCACCAGATCAACCTGGCCAAGCTGGGCCCGGCGTTGGCTGCCGGCAACACCGTCGTGCTCAAGCCCGCCCCCGATACCCCCTGGGTCGCGGCGGTGCTCGGAGAGCTGATCGCCGAGCACACCGATATCCCGGCGGGCGTGGTCAACATCGTCACCTCCACCGACCACGCGCTGGGCGCCATGCTGGCAACGGACCCTCGGGTGGACATGGTCTCGTTCACCGGGTCGACCGCCACCGGTCGCAGCGTGATGGCCGATGCGGCCGCCACCATCAAGAAGGTGTTCCTGGAGCTGGGCGGAAAGTCCGCCTTCGTGGTGCTCGACGATGCCGACCTGGCCGCCGCCTGCTCGGTCGCGGGGTTCTCGGCCTGCGTGCACGCCGGGCAGGGTTGCGCGATCACCACCCGGCTGGTGGTGCCGCGGGCGCGCTACGACGAGGCGGTCGCGATCGCGGCCGGCACCATGGGCTCGATCAAGCCCGGTGATCCGTCCAAGCCCGGCACCGTCTGCGGCCCGTTGATCTCGGCGCGCCAACGTGACCGAGTCCAGGGCTACCTGGATCTGGCGATCACCGAAGGCGGCAGATTCGCCTGCGGCGGCGGTCGCCCCGCCGACCAACCGGCCGGATTCTTCATCGAACCCACCGTGATCGCCGGCCTGACCAATGACGCCCGGGTGGCCCGCGAGGAGATCTTCGGCCCGGTGCTGACCGTGATCGCCCACGACGGCGATGACGACGCGGTGCGCATCGCCAACGACTCGCCCTACGGCTTGTCAGCCACCGTCTACGGCGCCGACCCCCAGCGGGCGGCGGGAGTGGCGGCTCGCCTGCGGGCCGGCACCGTCAACGTCAACGGCGGGGTCTGGTACTCCGCAGATGTGCCGTTCGGCGGGTACAAGCAGTCCGGGATCGGCCGGGAGATGGGCACCGCCGGGTTCGAGGAGTACCTGGAAATCAAAGCCATTGCCACAGCAGCGAACTAA
- a CDS encoding TetR/AcrR family transcriptional regulator encodes MSSESVATVTSTSTNSAGPAVPADAPAARNRRQEETFRKVLRAGVEMLREKSYADLTVRAVAARAKVAPATAYTYFSSKNHLIAEVYLDLVRQVPYFTDVNEPMPSRVNQALRHLALVVADEPEVAAACTAALLSGNSDPAVRTVRDRIGAEIHRRITSAFGPDADAHKVAALEMTFFGALVNAGSGAFTYHQITDRLAYVVSLILESGAAR; translated from the coding sequence GTGTCCAGCGAATCGGTGGCGACAGTCACATCGACGAGTACCAATTCGGCTGGTCCCGCCGTTCCCGCCGACGCCCCTGCGGCACGGAACCGGCGCCAGGAAGAGACCTTCCGCAAGGTGTTGCGCGCCGGCGTGGAGATGCTTCGGGAGAAGTCCTACGCCGACCTGACCGTCCGAGCGGTCGCCGCCCGCGCCAAAGTCGCCCCGGCGACCGCCTACACCTATTTCTCCTCCAAGAACCACCTGATCGCCGAGGTGTACCTGGATCTGGTTCGCCAGGTCCCGTACTTCACCGATGTCAACGAGCCGATGCCGAGCCGCGTCAACCAGGCGCTGCGGCACCTGGCACTGGTCGTCGCCGACGAGCCCGAAGTCGCAGCGGCTTGCACGGCAGCTCTGCTCAGCGGCAACAGCGACCCTGCAGTCCGCACCGTGCGGGATCGGATCGGCGCAGAGATTCATCGGCGTATCACCTCGGCCTTCGGCCCGGACGCCGACGCCCACAAGGTCGCCGCGCTGGAAATGACCTTCTTCGGCGCCCTGGTCAACGCGGGCAGCGGCGCCTTCACCTACCACCAGATCACCGATCGGCTGGCCTACGTGGTCAGCCTGATCCTCGAATCAGGAGCAGCACGATGA
- a CDS encoding SDR family oxidoreductase has product MGQFDNKVAIVTGSGGGIGQAYAQALAADGAAVVVADINVDGAKAVADQIVADGGKAVAVRVDVSDMESAQAMADAAVAEFGGIDYLVNNAAIFGGMKLDGLLTVPWDYYEKFMRVNLDGALICTRAVYEHMAKRGGGAIVNQSSTAAWVYSNFYGLAKVGINGLTQQLSRELGWRNIRINAIAPGPIDTEANRVTTPQAIVKQMVQQLPLARMGTPEDLVPMCLFLLSDQASWITGQIFNVDGGQIIRS; this is encoded by the coding sequence ATGGGTCAATTCGATAACAAGGTGGCGATCGTTACCGGCTCCGGTGGCGGGATCGGGCAGGCCTACGCCCAGGCCCTGGCCGCCGACGGTGCCGCGGTCGTGGTCGCCGACATCAACGTCGACGGCGCGAAGGCGGTGGCTGACCAGATCGTCGCCGACGGCGGCAAGGCGGTCGCGGTGCGGGTCGACGTCTCGGATATGGAGTCTGCACAGGCCATGGCCGACGCAGCCGTTGCCGAATTCGGCGGGATCGACTACCTGGTCAACAATGCCGCGATCTTCGGCGGCATGAAGCTCGACGGCCTGCTCACGGTGCCATGGGACTACTACGAGAAGTTCATGCGGGTCAATCTTGACGGTGCGCTGATCTGCACCCGTGCGGTCTACGAGCACATGGCCAAGCGTGGTGGCGGCGCTATCGTCAACCAATCATCAACTGCGGCATGGGTTTACTCCAACTTCTACGGACTCGCCAAGGTCGGCATCAACGGCCTGACCCAGCAGCTCTCCCGCGAACTGGGCTGGCGAAACATCCGAATCAACGCCATCGCCCCCGGTCCGATCGACACCGAGGCCAACCGCGTCACCACCCCGCAGGCCATCGTCAAGCAGATGGTGCAGCAGCTTCCGTTGGCCCGCATGGGCACGCCGGAGGATCTCGTCCCGATGTGCCTGTTCCTGCTGTCGGATCAGGCGTCGTGGATCACCGGACAGATCTTCAACGTCGACGGCGGACAGATCATCCGCTCATGA